The Panicum virgatum strain AP13 chromosome 5K, P.virgatum_v5, whole genome shotgun sequence genome has a window encoding:
- the LOC120705778 gene encoding nuclear transcription factor Y subunit C-2-like, whose protein sequence is MATAAATAADEPTVAMEEPLGKEDERIDEPAETMDQIAEEREEAGDPAEAMEQIEEEPAEPADPMEQVEEEHVEAAEPADPMEQEEAVAEAEAEEGASLRPTLPVGRVKRIMRVDRDIKKVTSEATLLIAAATELFLGSLASGAYTAAARRGRRTVRAAHVRAAARAHRPTADFLLDCLHAEVEAPRAHPAAGSAGGGGGREAKPLPRGTRRIDAFFQKVT, encoded by the coding sequence atggctaccgccgccgccaccgccgccgacgagcccaCCGTGGCAATGGAGGAGCCGCTCGGAAAGGAGGACGAGAGGATCGACGAGCCCGCCGAGACGATGGATCAGATCGcggaggagcgggaggaggcCGGGGATCCCGCAGAGGCAATGGAGCAGATCGAGGAGGAGCCCGCGGAGCCCGCCGATCCAATGGAGCAGGTCGAGGAGGAGCATGTGGAGGCCGCCGAGCCCGCCGATCCaatggagcaggaggaggcggtggcggaggctgAGGCCGAGGAGGGGGCGTCGCTGCGGCCGACGCTGCCGGTGGGGAGGGTCAAGCGGATCATGCGGGTGGACCGGGACATCAAGAAGGTGACGAGCGAGGCGACGCTgctcatcgccgccgccaccgaactCTTCCTGGGCAGCCTTGCGTCCGGGGCttacacggcggcggcgcggcgcggccgtcgcACGGTGCGCGCCGCACACGTCCGGGCCGCAGCCCGCGCGCACCGGCCCACGGCGGACTTCCTCCTCGACTGCCTCCACGCCGAAGTGGAAGCTCCCCGCGCTCAcccggccgccggatccgctggtggcggtggcggaagAGAAGCAAAGCCGCTGCCGCGTGGGACCCGCCGCATCGACGCCTTCTTCCAGAAGGTAACCTAG